The following proteins are co-located in the Bacillus carboniphilus genome:
- a CDS encoding DUF1062 domain-containing protein, with product MSLNNLFTYEIIAQETPNIKRNCSKCKTNTEFYCSEKFRVNANQKIVDIWLIYNCIHCEGTWNYPIFSRVNINKMDSMLIQKFMNNDKETIWYYAFQIKKLRKLCNDVNADIRYELRKEKLDSRSNEVTIILCYKHDFGLRIDKLIADIFGISRSKVNTLSQNGTILLNPNISMKSKVIDNLQITVKGDWF from the coding sequence ATGAGTTTAAATAATTTATTCACTTATGAGATCATAGCTCAGGAAACACCAAATATAAAACGAAATTGTAGTAAATGTAAAACGAACACAGAATTTTATTGTAGTGAGAAATTCAGGGTAAATGCGAATCAGAAAATCGTTGATATTTGGCTTATTTATAACTGTATCCATTGTGAGGGAACTTGGAACTACCCTATTTTTTCGAGAGTCAATATTAATAAAATGGACTCTATGCTCATTCAAAAATTTATGAATAATGATAAAGAGACCATCTGGTACTATGCCTTTCAAATCAAGAAATTAAGAAAACTATGTAATGATGTGAATGCAGATATACGATACGAACTAAGAAAAGAAAAGCTCGATTCACGATCTAACGAGGTTACGATTATACTTTGCTATAAACATGATTTTGGTCTTAGAATAGATAAACTAATAGCAGATATCTTTGGCATTTCAAGGTCTAAAGTAAATACGTTGTCTCAGAATGGAACTATTCTATTAAATCCAAACATTAGTATGAAGAGCAAAGTTATAGATAATTTACAAATTACAGTCAAAGGTGATTGGTTTTAA